In Methanobacterium formicicum, a single genomic region encodes these proteins:
- a CDS encoding DUF2104 domain-containing protein: protein MNETIYLSYILSFVLGSILGLVLSYRKYKAPYYIGKMDLLALILAVIGWTLALNSALITFIPYYITVTIGVFLLAMVLGMRPGYGRNETFIGIIVAGIIWIVRTVIL, encoded by the coding sequence ATGAATGAAACAATTTACCTCTCATACATACTTTCATTTGTACTGGGATCCATTCTAGGACTGGTCCTGAGTTACCGGAAATATAAGGCTCCCTACTACATTGGTAAAATGGATCTACTGGCCTTAATACTGGCAGTTATTGGCTGGACACTGGCCCTTAACAGCGCATTAATCACTTTCATACCATATTATATCACGGTAACCATTGGGGTGTTCCTCCTGGCCATGGTACTGGGAATGAGACCGGGTTATGGAAGGAATGAAACATTCATTGGCATTATAGTTGCTGGAATCATCTGGATAGTGAGGACGGTGATCCTTTGA
- a CDS encoding nickel-dependent hydrogenase large subunit, producing the protein MILPIGPIHPALKEPVRLKLKTRGEKVLSAEIDYGYVHRGIEKVMEGKTWQKGIFLSERVCGICSYIHTQTFAETFEKIAGEHAPLRAQYLRVLTNELDRIQSHLLANSTYFKAVEHETLFMYMLYLREPVMDAIELLTGNRVNMGWNVVGGVKMDAKETHLSQIKDIINNLESEYEKYVEMYEEGPLVGLRSKDVGKMSREDAIKGRAVGPIGRGSGLKHDVREDHPTYRDHLDWKVIWRKDGDNFARNMNRFDEVRESIKIINQVIDNIPEGSIREKINIPAGYAEWRNEAPRGEVTYMIETNGNLIKNISIRTPSIMNIDVCAKYMLNDVATVADAVATYASVDPCVACTERVVILDESGAKKEFNGLDTVKHLK; encoded by the coding sequence ATGATACTTCCAATTGGACCCATACACCCTGCACTGAAAGAACCAGTGCGTCTCAAACTTAAAACCAGGGGAGAAAAAGTTTTAAGCGCAGAAATCGATTATGGGTACGTTCATAGAGGAATAGAGAAAGTGATGGAAGGTAAAACTTGGCAAAAAGGCATATTTCTCTCAGAAAGAGTTTGTGGAATCTGTTCTTACATTCACACCCAGACCTTTGCCGAGACCTTTGAAAAAATAGCGGGGGAACATGCCCCCCTTAGGGCACAGTACTTACGGGTACTGACCAATGAACTTGACCGAATCCAGAGTCACCTACTGGCCAATTCAACCTACTTCAAAGCGGTTGAACACGAAACTCTGTTCATGTATATGCTTTATCTCCGGGAACCAGTGATGGATGCCATAGAACTCTTAACTGGTAACCGGGTGAACATGGGCTGGAATGTGGTGGGGGGAGTGAAAATGGATGCCAAGGAAACCCACCTTAGCCAGATAAAGGATATCATAAACAACCTGGAATCCGAATACGAGAAATACGTGGAAATGTACGAGGAAGGTCCCCTAGTAGGTCTTAGGTCCAAAGATGTGGGTAAAATGAGTCGTGAGGATGCTATCAAAGGCCGTGCAGTTGGCCCTATTGGAAGAGGCTCTGGCTTAAAACACGATGTTCGAGAAGATCATCCCACCTACCGGGACCATCTTGACTGGAAGGTTATCTGGAGAAAAGACGGAGATAACTTTGCCCGAAACATGAACCGCTTCGATGAAGTACGGGAATCAATTAAAATTATTAACCAAGTCATTGATAACATCCCCGAGGGATCTATACGGGAAAAAATTAACATACCCGCAGGATATGCTGAATGGAGGAATGAAGCCCCCCGTGGTGAAGTAACATATATGATCGAGACCAATGGTAATCTCATTAAGAATATTTCCATCCGAACACCCAGTATAATGAATATAGATGTCTGTGCCAAGTACATGCTGAATGACGTGGCAACAGTGGCCGATGCCGTGGCAACCTATGCCAGCGTCGACCCCTGCGTTGCCTGCACAGAGCGGGTAGTGATTCTGGATGAAAGCGGAGCAAAAAAGGAGTTTAATGGGCTGGATACAGTTAAACACCTTAAATAA
- a CDS encoding GDP-mannose 4,6-dehydratase: MNWKDKNVLITGIGGFAGSYLAKELVTREANVYGLIRRRADGTTAKNIIDRGISTDVNLIEGDLTDITSLSGALDQSEPDYIFHLAAQSFVERSFHNSQETQNINCMGTANLLEALRIKDQDSKIVFAGSSEEYGLVLSSQEQYENAKKEYGTIFPEPEGIPEVPIKETNPLRPMSPYAVSKVYGDYLMRNYYHSYGVDTVVSRAFNHEGAGRGIMFVTSVVTNQIMKLKFGETDRIVIGNLNALRDWSHVKDIVQGYLLLAEKGHSGEVYNQGSMRTNSVLSYILVGLEEAGWNVNKIEAVNGGKEIQDPTEVDESPIFGIKFPKTKVDQLILENELEYKLEDKGINVDTEQGKVLIDFNPDRFRPAEVPILFADTHKIQKLGSKIDYSLNDILKDQLNYFMNKENRTS, encoded by the coding sequence ATGAATTGGAAAGACAAAAATGTTCTTATAACCGGTATAGGTGGATTTGCAGGTTCTTATTTAGCTAAAGAACTCGTCACCCGAGAAGCTAATGTTTATGGATTGATTAGAAGAAGGGCTGATGGAACAACAGCTAAAAACATCATCGACCGTGGAATCAGCACCGATGTGAACTTGATTGAAGGGGATCTTACCGATATAACCTCTCTATCTGGAGCTCTTGACCAGTCTGAGCCAGATTACATTTTCCACCTGGCTGCTCAATCATTTGTGGAAAGATCCTTCCATAACTCCCAGGAAACCCAGAACATTAACTGTATGGGAACTGCTAACCTGCTGGAAGCTTTACGTATTAAAGACCAGGACTCGAAAATTGTCTTTGCTGGTTCCAGTGAAGAATATGGATTGGTGCTATCTTCCCAGGAACAGTATGAAAATGCTAAAAAAGAATACGGAACAATTTTCCCCGAACCAGAAGGGATACCAGAAGTACCTATAAAGGAAACTAACCCCCTAAGACCCATGTCTCCTTATGCCGTGTCTAAGGTTTACGGGGATTATCTGATGCGCAATTACTATCACTCTTACGGTGTGGATACTGTGGTTTCCCGGGCATTTAACCACGAAGGAGCTGGAAGAGGGATCATGTTCGTTACCTCCGTAGTGACCAACCAGATTATGAAACTTAAATTTGGTGAAACCGACCGTATTGTTATTGGAAACCTCAATGCCCTGCGTGACTGGTCCCATGTAAAGGATATTGTCCAGGGATACCTGTTACTTGCAGAAAAGGGACACTCTGGAGAAGTATACAACCAGGGTTCCATGCGCACTAACTCTGTTCTCAGCTATATACTGGTTGGTTTAGAAGAAGCAGGATGGAATGTGAACAAAATCGAAGCAGTAAATGGGGGTAAAGAAATCCAGGACCCCACTGAAGTTGATGAAAGCCCTATTTTTGGTATTAAGTTCCCTAAAACCAAAGTTGACCAGTTAATCCTGGAAAATGAATTGGAATACAAACTGGAAGATAAAGGAATCAACGTGGACACCGAACAAGGAAAAGTTTTGATTGATTTCAATCCAGACCGATTCCGACCAGCGGAAGTTCCAATCTTATTTGCCGACACCCATAAAATCCAGAAATTAGGCAGTAAAATTGATTACAGTCTGAATGATATACTGAAGGACCAGTTAAACTATTTCATGAATAAAGAGAATAGGACTTCCTAA
- a CDS encoding EhaG family protein has product MSASVLVPSVVSPIVVSLFVPAIFTGLLVGIIGLMAISYQKNDLSALILTDIVGVGMLIMVAAVGTDLAESLILPGLVVDLAEILAISEILMSREIRKKGKDVDLIPLPLKMDMEILTTAPTFLAIILIAYGAFLSGFTGGAVAGGGILVYVLSKRMRGVPSDLWEGVAGVSGIAWCLWLVGFVIFFAFPQFWLLALFLAAFGIFIKVTFKMGLIGVMGREEFKKE; this is encoded by the coding sequence ATGAGCGCATCGGTACTGGTTCCAAGTGTTGTATCTCCAATTGTGGTGTCATTATTTGTTCCTGCAATATTTACCGGATTACTGGTAGGGATAATAGGACTTATGGCCATATCCTACCAGAAAAACGACTTAAGCGCCCTGATACTCACCGACATTGTGGGAGTGGGAATGCTGATCATGGTAGCTGCAGTGGGAACCGATCTGGCAGAATCACTCATATTACCGGGACTGGTGGTGGATCTTGCTGAGATCCTGGCCATCTCTGAAATTCTGATGAGCCGGGAAATAAGAAAGAAGGGAAAAGATGTGGATCTCATTCCCCTACCCCTGAAAATGGATATGGAAATATTAACCACGGCTCCCACATTCCTGGCAATCATATTAATAGCATACGGAGCTTTCCTAAGTGGATTTACAGGGGGAGCAGTTGCTGGTGGAGGTATACTAGTTTATGTACTTTCAAAAAGAATGCGTGGAGTTCCATCTGACCTGTGGGAAGGTGTGGCTGGAGTTTCTGGTATTGCATGGTGTCTGTGGCTGGTAGGATTTGTGATATTCTTTGCATTCCCTCAGTTCTGGCTCCTGGCACTGTTCTTGGCAGCATTTGGAATATTCATCAAAGTAACATTTAAAATGGGCCTTATTGGAGTTATGGGCCGTGAAGAATTCAAAAAGGAGTAG
- a CDS encoding respiratory chain complex I subunit 1 family protein encodes MNLMANILLNVLIAFLVGSVLFGLQRKIMARIQMRPGPPVIQHLLHTLKFFIKESSFPKTAAMPFYIAITAMLCFIWVAAVIVGPVTGGSLLLIFAVYAIHKIVEHNAGSSSGSPYGKLSCVRAVFSAAAEVPLFAVLIIIYFATGTMNLDQIVSFQVTHGPLIYSIPLAAVMFFVLILSKAPYSPFAITKGKDIISGYETEHFGVLRGYLMISESIAWYMLLWVFLTVFIGGLSPLWYLVGMVILSSIVAFINATTPILNPNHSIMVQVSLAIIGIVGSFAILLY; translated from the coding sequence TTGAACCTAATGGCAAACATTCTGTTAAACGTTCTCATCGCATTTCTGGTGGGGAGTGTCCTTTTCGGACTGCAGAGGAAGATAATGGCCAGAATACAAATGAGACCAGGCCCTCCTGTTATTCAACACCTTCTGCATACCTTAAAATTCTTCATTAAAGAATCATCATTTCCAAAAACCGCAGCGATGCCTTTCTATATCGCAATAACAGCCATGTTATGTTTTATATGGGTAGCAGCGGTAATTGTGGGTCCTGTGACCGGAGGTTCACTCTTACTCATATTTGCAGTATACGCCATACACAAGATAGTAGAACACAACGCCGGTTCATCCTCAGGGTCACCTTACGGTAAATTAAGTTGTGTGCGAGCAGTGTTCTCTGCAGCAGCCGAAGTACCCCTGTTTGCAGTGCTCATCATCATCTACTTTGCCACGGGAACCATGAACCTAGACCAAATCGTCAGTTTTCAGGTGACCCACGGACCATTAATATACAGCATACCCTTAGCTGCCGTCATGTTCTTTGTGTTGATACTGTCCAAAGCCCCTTACTCCCCTTTTGCCATAACCAAGGGTAAAGATATCATTTCGGGATATGAAACTGAGCACTTCGGAGTACTAAGGGGATATCTGATGATTTCAGAGTCAATAGCATGGTACATGTTATTATGGGTATTTTTAACCGTGTTTATAGGTGGTTTAAGCCCATTGTGGTACTTAGTGGGCATGGTAATCTTATCATCAATTGTGGCCTTTATAAACGCCACAACTCCCATATTGAACCCCAACCATTCCATAATGGTACAGGTTAGCCTGGCCATAATTGGAATCGTAGGATCCTTCGCCATTCTACTGTACTAA
- a CDS encoding proton-conducting transporter membrane subunit produces the protein MDIIILGQQLLGYIPLGDIVLYMAPLNLFMFASALAFTTLIAISKTETQIEAEFGTLKDKGVTVDKKEFKIRRFLAIVCGLATAGAMITGDVFDFTLFVCLIGIVNIGIVAAVKQVDVLDAAFQYGLVAMIATLPLFGGAALILAATGTISLLEIVNIPTTTMMIFGSILLFLGVAGETGVAPFYATKAEMFRTPGSPFLLIIHLSSLLVIVRVIEILLIINKPF, from the coding sequence ATGGATATCATTATACTGGGCCAACAATTACTGGGATACATCCCCCTGGGAGATATTGTCCTTTACATGGCTCCCCTCAATCTGTTCATGTTCGCCAGTGCACTGGCCTTCACTACTCTCATTGCCATCAGCAAGACAGAAACTCAGATTGAAGCGGAATTTGGCACCCTTAAAGATAAGGGAGTGACTGTTGACAAGAAGGAGTTTAAAATCCGGAGATTTTTAGCCATTGTATGTGGACTGGCCACTGCCGGTGCAATGATCACCGGAGATGTTTTTGATTTCACCCTGTTCGTGTGCCTCATTGGTATCGTTAACATCGGTATAGTGGCTGCGGTGAAACAGGTGGATGTGTTGGATGCTGCCTTCCAGTATGGTCTGGTGGCCATGATAGCAACATTACCTCTCTTTGGTGGTGCAGCACTGATACTGGCCGCAACTGGAACCATTAGCCTCCTGGAAATAGTTAACATACCCACAACCACCATGATGATCTTTGGTTCCATTTTGTTATTCCTGGGTGTGGCTGGTGAGACTGGTGTGGCACCGTTTTACGCCACCAAGGCAGAAATGTTCAGAACCCCGGGTTCTCCCTTCCTGCTGATTATTCATTTAAGCTCTTTACTGGTGATAGTCAGAGTAATTGAAATCCTCCTCATAATAAACAAACCATTCTAA
- a CDS encoding energy-converting hydrogenase A subunit A EhaA has translation MIIHANVISYLIALAAALILGVILRLPLLPEKPMRKSWTISAVFPTAVLAIGFYAIVYELGYQGYIVALITGIITALFSKFILEKVVPVPESEESHE, from the coding sequence ATGATTATTCATGCTAATGTGATCAGTTACCTCATTGCCTTGGCGGCAGCACTGATACTCGGCGTTATTTTAAGATTACCATTGCTTCCAGAAAAACCTATGAGGAAATCCTGGACCATAAGCGCAGTATTCCCAACTGCAGTATTAGCTATTGGATTCTACGCCATAGTATATGAGTTAGGCTACCAGGGATACATTGTGGCCTTAATCACCGGGATCATCACTGCTTTATTCAGTAAGTTTATTTTAGAAAAGGTGGTTCCCGTACCTGAATCGGAGGAATCCCATGAATGA
- a CDS encoding EhaE family protein, with product MLDIYIWFYTGVALTILGAIGTAIGPGVKDPIVRTLNTEIAAVGVSLIFLTYNHTIALLTYIAATTIITMILLRAIVRLEEVGAEL from the coding sequence TTGCTTGATATTTACATCTGGTTCTACACCGGAGTGGCACTCACCATACTGGGCGCCATTGGTACGGCCATTGGCCCCGGGGTGAAAGACCCTATTGTGCGAACCCTAAACACAGAAATCGCAGCAGTCGGTGTTTCACTGATATTTTTAACCTATAACCACACCATAGCCCTTTTAACCTACATTGCCGCAACTACCATAATTACCATGATTCTGTTGAGGGCCATAGTAAGATTGGAAGAAGTGGGGGCGGAACTATGA
- a CDS encoding DUF1959 family protein, which translates to MNRDDIGKTDDTSHMDEDEVLRIMKMRIIESYRWKLDIIEPISRELGISEEELEEILIKRLDMASLEALHPRYESSKHYCIKEKLHADLRLCWLSDVMNILSEEETEKIKNKIAAEILNGKSYQKALEDGRKDLLEYLMR; encoded by the coding sequence TTGAACAGAGATGATATAGGGAAAACTGACGATACATCCCACATGGATGAGGACGAGGTACTACGCATAATGAAAATGCGGATCATTGAAAGTTACCGCTGGAAACTGGACATAATAGAACCCATATCCAGAGAGTTGGGAATATCAGAAGAAGAATTGGAAGAAATATTAATTAAACGCCTGGACATGGCCAGTTTAGAGGCCCTGCACCCGCGTTATGAATCATCCAAACATTACTGCATAAAAGAAAAACTCCACGCTGATCTAAGATTATGCTGGCTTTCGGATGTAATGAACATATTGTCCGAAGAAGAAACGGAAAAGATCAAAAATAAAATTGCCGCTGAAATATTAAACGGTAAATCTTACCAGAAAGCCCTGGAAGATGGTAGGAAAGATTTACTGGAATACCTAATGAGATGA
- a CDS encoding NADH-quinone oxidoreductase subunit B family protein: MLDALKDVVRKSSIHVCLINTGGCNGCDIEVVALLSPRYDLEQYGIYVHNNPREADVILVTGAMSEQWKKNLQRIYAKAPEPKVVVAIGNCPLTGDVFNQEGCKIYAPVSDFIPVDAEIPGCPPRPSEILAAILAVGPDAIAAKGRQKP; the protein is encoded by the coding sequence ATGTTAGATGCCCTTAAAGATGTTGTACGAAAAAGTTCCATTCATGTATGCCTGATTAACACCGGAGGATGCAACGGGTGTGACATCGAAGTGGTGGCACTCCTGTCTCCACGCTATGATCTGGAACAGTACGGTATCTACGTACACAACAACCCCCGTGAAGCAGATGTGATACTGGTAACCGGGGCCATGTCCGAACAGTGGAAGAAAAACTTACAGAGAATTTATGCTAAAGCACCAGAACCCAAGGTAGTGGTGGCCATAGGAAACTGCCCCCTTACCGGGGATGTATTCAACCAGGAAGGGTGTAAAATCTACGCTCCAGTATCAGATTTCATACCAGTAGATGCAGAAATACCAGGCTGCCCACCCCGACCCTCAGAGATTTTAGCAGCCATTTTAGCAGTGGGCCCTGATGCCATAGCAGCCAAAGGGAGGCAAAAACCATGA
- a CDS encoding NAD(P)/FAD-dependent oxidoreductase — MVDTTKKAIIIGAGPAGLTAAYELLDKTDIKPLIYEKSHEIGGISKTITYKGNKIDIGGHRFFSKSDRVMNWWINILPLQGAPARDDIAVGREVPLSQDSQKRNIGSVDTETHTAPDPENVDEVMLNRSRLSRIFFLRKFFDYPVSINFNTFSNLGIKRTLKIGTSYIKTSFTKIKPEKSLEDFFINRFGMELYLTFFKDYTEKVWGVACKEITADWGSQRIKGLSITNAVIHAFKEIFTQDTSISQKNVETSLIGQFMYPKYGPGQLWEKVAELITDKGAEIHYGQEVVGIEATDDRITAIKVRDEKTDQLKRIEGDYFFSTMPVKDLINSFGAEVPTDVSHVAQGLMYRDFITVGLLLNELNIKNQTKLKTVNDLVPDNWIYIQERDVKVGRLQIFNNWSPYLVGDESKVWIGLEYFCNEGDEMWEMSEEDFADFAVKELEKIDIIDRKEVLDSVVIKVQKTYPAYFGTYDQFDTIRDYTDSFKNLFLIGRNGMHRYNNMDHSMLTAMTAVENIMKGVESKENLWEINAEEEYHEENNS; from the coding sequence ATGGTTGACACTACTAAAAAAGCAATTATAATTGGTGCAGGCCCGGCAGGCCTCACTGCCGCCTATGAACTCTTGGATAAAACTGATATTAAACCCCTTATCTATGAAAAAAGCCATGAAATTGGGGGAATATCTAAAACCATTACTTATAAAGGTAATAAAATTGATATTGGTGGTCACAGATTTTTTTCAAAGTCAGATCGGGTTATGAATTGGTGGATCAATATTTTACCCCTACAGGGAGCTCCGGCCAGGGATGATATTGCGGTTGGACGTGAAGTGCCCCTTTCCCAAGACTCTCAGAAAAGGAACATAGGTTCTGTGGACACAGAAACTCATACTGCACCGGATCCAGAAAATGTGGATGAAGTAATGCTCAATCGCAGTAGACTTTCACGGATATTCTTCCTGCGAAAGTTCTTTGATTATCCAGTATCTATTAATTTCAATACTTTTTCTAATTTAGGGATAAAAAGAACTTTAAAAATCGGCACAAGTTACATAAAAACATCTTTTACTAAAATTAAACCTGAAAAATCCCTTGAAGACTTTTTTATCAACCGTTTTGGTATGGAATTATATCTTACCTTTTTTAAAGACTACACTGAAAAGGTGTGGGGTGTTGCCTGTAAAGAGATCACCGCGGACTGGGGATCCCAAAGAATAAAGGGACTTTCAATTACCAATGCAGTTATCCATGCTTTTAAAGAGATATTCACCCAGGATACATCTATATCTCAGAAGAACGTGGAAACCAGTTTAATAGGTCAGTTCATGTACCCTAAATATGGTCCAGGACAGCTATGGGAAAAAGTGGCAGAATTAATTACCGATAAAGGAGCAGAAATACATTACGGCCAGGAAGTAGTGGGAATAGAGGCCACAGATGACCGAATAACTGCTATTAAAGTAAGAGATGAGAAAACTGATCAACTAAAAAGAATAGAAGGAGACTATTTTTTCTCCACCATGCCAGTTAAAGATCTTATTAACTCCTTTGGGGCAGAAGTACCGACAGATGTTTCTCATGTAGCCCAGGGCCTGATGTATCGTGATTTTATAACCGTGGGTCTGCTTCTCAATGAACTGAATATAAAAAATCAAACTAAATTGAAAACTGTTAATGATCTGGTACCCGACAACTGGATATACATTCAAGAAAGAGACGTTAAGGTTGGCAGACTTCAAATTTTCAATAACTGGAGCCCTTATCTGGTTGGAGACGAGTCAAAAGTGTGGATTGGTCTGGAATACTTTTGTAACGAGGGTGATGAAATGTGGGAAATGTCTGAAGAGGATTTTGCGGATTTTGCCGTAAAAGAACTTGAAAAAATCGATATTATTGATCGGAAAGAGGTTCTGGATAGTGTGGTTATAAAGGTGCAAAAGACCTACCCTGCATATTTTGGCACCTATGATCAGTTTGACACAATTAGGGACTACACTGATAGCTTTAAAAACCTATTTTTAATAGGTAGAAATGGTATGCACCGTTACAATAATATGGACCACTCCATGCTCACCGCCATGACTGCGGTGGAAAATATAATGAAGGGAGTAGAATCCAAGGAAAATCTATGGGAAATAAATGCTGAAGAAGAATATCATGAGGAAAATAATAGTTAA
- a CDS encoding GtrA family protein translates to MKVSLKDLGKKLLKDQTDRTTIQLFRYLFVGGAAFIVDFGSLFILTDFFGVYYLISAAIAFILGLLANYILSVNWVFNRRTVENRTFEFGIFALIGIVGLGLNEVIIWFFTDNLQIYYLYSKIISAVIIFFWNFLARKFTLFR, encoded by the coding sequence ATGAAAGTGTCTCTAAAGGATTTAGGTAAAAAGCTGTTGAAGGATCAGACGGACAGAACCACAATTCAACTGTTTAGATATCTTTTCGTGGGTGGAGCAGCTTTCATAGTTGATTTCGGCTCTCTGTTTATACTCACAGATTTTTTTGGTGTTTATTATCTAATTTCAGCTGCAATAGCATTTATTTTAGGGTTATTGGCAAACTACATTTTAAGTGTAAATTGGGTTTTTAATAGAAGGACTGTAGAAAACAGAACATTTGAATTTGGAATATTTGCCCTTATTGGAATAGTCGGTTTAGGACTAAACGAAGTTATTATATGGTTTTTCACGGACAATCTCCAAATATATTATTTGTATTCAAAAATAATTTCAGCAGTGATAATTTTCTTCTGGAACTTTTTGGCACGTAAATTCACATTATTCCGATAA
- a CDS encoding DUF2109 domain-containing protein, which produces MLIEILGIIVVLMALRTLVAQNRSERLLYLNVIGFSMSAIIGLYIQTPFGAIIAITFFVTSTLSSNAIAYSLGRVKEEILVK; this is translated from the coding sequence ATGTTAATAGAAATACTAGGCATAATCGTGGTGCTTATGGCACTGCGCACACTTGTGGCTCAGAACCGTTCAGAACGTTTACTGTATCTTAACGTTATCGGCTTTAGCATGTCCGCAATTATCGGTTTATACATACAAACACCCTTCGGAGCAATAATTGCCATCACATTCTTTGTGACCTCTACCCTGAGCTCCAATGCCATTGCATATTCTCTGGGAAGGGTAAAAGAAGAGATACTGGTGAAATAA
- a CDS encoding DUF2108 domain-containing protein produces the protein MYLDFVNLTTVSAALALIGTAGIIALPKPLDKVIMFALLQGGFIGMIIAAKYLDVAMAAAIFDPISIIILLVGIIKINEVRKKKEEESQEEGNLA, from the coding sequence ATGTACCTGGACTTTGTAAACTTAACTACTGTATCGGCAGCACTGGCCCTAATTGGTACTGCCGGGATCATTGCCCTTCCAAAGCCTCTGGATAAGGTGATCATGTTCGCACTTCTCCAGGGAGGTTTCATTGGAATGATCATAGCAGCCAAATACCTTGATGTGGCCATGGCCGCCGCCATTTTCGATCCTATTTCCATTATTATATTACTGGTTGGAATCATCAAGATAAACGAGGTCCGAAAGAAGAAAGAAGAAGAATCCCAGGAGGAAGGGAACCTTGCTTGA
- a CDS encoding EhaF family protein: MIRIGRLWNALANPKRIPRFFSVILGVLLLAGFLVPMSLNENQLYPRPEPQLQISQQDPFAPYDRGGSPLTEPGIVKSQYPQFSAKAGMVTSYLSPIAIGVSDTTLYFGTSIYSSPGGLIDEILYYSRGFDTVLESSILMMAFVIASWVALNFTMRRREDE, translated from the coding sequence ATGATTAGGATAGGTCGACTGTGGAATGCCCTGGCCAATCCCAAGAGAATACCCCGGTTTTTCTCGGTGATTCTGGGAGTTTTATTACTGGCGGGTTTCCTGGTACCCATGTCACTCAACGAGAATCAACTGTATCCCCGACCAGAACCACAACTACAGATCAGCCAACAGGACCCCTTTGCCCCCTATGACCGTGGTGGAAGCCCCCTGACAGAACCCGGAATCGTTAAATCACAGTACCCCCAATTCTCTGCAAAAGCAGGTATGGTAACCAGTTACTTGTCCCCTATTGCAATTGGGGTGAGTGACACCACACTCTACTTTGGTACATCCATATATTCATCCCCTGGTGGATTAATAGACGAGATACTGTACTATTCCAGGGGATTCGACACCGTGCTGGAGTCCAGCATACTCATGATGGCCTTTGTAATTGCATCGTGGGTGGCACTTAACTTTACCATGAGAAGGAGGGAAGACGAATGA